attactaaaCTTATACAGTAAAGAATATAGTAATTTCCCATTCTCTTTTCACTAAATGGTGtgtttgtaatataatatattattctatGTTACAAAATGGCTTTTTGTTGAACGGATTCGACCATATGCATCAGAGGattgtcacacttaaaaattaaaaatatttaaatactaaaCATGATATATAACATTTAGAAATGTTTAATTGTGACTTAATTTGAATGCCCAAACATTTCTGTTAGCAaataaacaatgtaaaagtgATTGCTGTGTTAAAAGCAGTACATTGGTTGTCAATTAATGACATTATCTGAGgttatgaggaaaaaaatctgaatgaaTGGTCTGCTTGTATCGTTGAGGCACAGCCATTGTCACATGagctgtgtaaatgtgtgtaaaCACTGCAGATTACTCACACACACTACAGGATGATAAATGTAGCAATTCCCTTCCTTGTAAGTGTTTACTAAACCTACTGGTTTATCTACTTGAGTCACTTAACCTACGGATTTAAAGGTTAACAGTTTGTGGTTTTAGAGATTTTATAAGACCTTTGATTTATAATTTTGTGCGgcaacaatgtttttatttacttcaCTGATTCCTTTGTTATCTAGAGTAGAATATATGGTACTTGGCACTTTATGTAGGAGTGAGAAACTAGCCAAGGGTTTATCAGAAGTCCTCAGCTATGTTTTTGCTCACTGCATGGGTGAGGAAGAAAGGGGtggtctctgtctctctgtatttgttgttttattttaagggACTGGTTTAAATGGACAACTATCTTCGGAATTTCCTGAgttttcaacaacaaaaaaaacagaagcgCTGTGCACAGAGGGAGTGGTGCTGTACACAAATGTCTGATTCATATCCCATCTTAATGGTTATTTGTCCCAAAAGTTTTATGATTCCATATGTTAGACACATAATTTGACTTTCAAAGTGTCCTTACCATGGTACAGTGATGTATCAGATGGTAATACAATGGTACTTCAATATTTATCATGGTACTGTGTGATTACTTCAACAATGGACAACCAAAAGCTATGGTAGTACAATAGTGCtgttttgttcatttatgtTGCACAGGTGTGTATGCACACAGTGAGTCAGTAGTGTGACAAACACCCGGGCCCAGGCCCCGTTTCACCTGTGTTACAGTCATGACATCCAGTTGAATTTACCCCAGGCACTTCCTGATCAACTGGAACAGAAGCCGTTCAAACACACCCTTTCTCAATCCTGTGTGACCGCTCGCTCTCATCTGCCGCCTTATTCactctgttgtttatttgtatattagtAGTCTGAGCGTCTGGCATAAAGAAGTATCATAAATGTGGTGTTGTGAATTACATTAAAGGGTGTCTTGGGAATGTGTTATTTGTTTATCTGCacccccccccttttttttttttaccttttcagTGACTATGTCCTTGTTTTACAGCACACTTGCATAGGCCTAGTTGTTGTATATGACAAAGGGTGCTATTTATGGAtacattatactgtactaaTGCTTTTAGTTCTGAACTGTCTCATGTAAAAAGTTCTGGCAGtcctgttttaatttttctggattcagtattttgattcattacaaatttataaactaaaacaatgataaaagggaaaacaaatcttaacaatAAATCAGTCTTTTTGAGCAATGCAGCAAGCATTTTACtgaaatgaaaacatgaatctcattcactgttattttaggatcattgagatactattttttttttttttaattattagttttttatatatatgtatgtatgtgttttcatttttatattctgttttcattttaatttaattttaatttattttttttaactaaaatttagttttgtgtttttgtcaatatatattagcctagttgacagtaatttaaaaatgtctgtataataattatttaatataactttaattatttccattttatttatttgattagattaaattaaatgaaaatgagaaaagttttttttttttttccagttaatgtttattttatttcaagtaacaaaaatgcttttttatggTCTTAGTTAACTATAATGACTCTGGTCTCAGTTTTACTATGCAGAGATGTGAACAATCCTGACATTTGCTCTCTGTGGTGTAGTGGGAGCCATTTCACCTTAAATTACTCGGGGAGTTCGTTCCTCTTGAGTTGCTGAATTATGACTCTTGGTCTTGTCTTCAGAGGTGTTTTCTGAGATGTCTCGCTCTTTTTCGCTTCCTGTAGTGGCCAGATGTGTTAGGCTGTCCAGGTGAAAATGAACATGCATGGTGCCAGTGGAGGCTGTGACCGATCCAGGGATCGACGTCGTTCCAGCGATCGCTCTCGGGACTCCTCACACGAGCGTGGAGAAGGCCAGCTCACACCCTGTATTCGCAACGTGACCTCACCCACACGCCAACACAACAGTGGTGAGAATATGCTTTTTGTCGTTTAGGTCCGATGTGGCTCTTCATTTAAGTTCCATGGTTTGTCATCATGTCATATGTGTCACGTGAGCAGATCGCGAGGGCGGCTCATCTCGGCCCAGCAGCCCCAGGCCTCAGAGAATCTCtcccagcagcagcagcagtgggGTGGCCAGCAGCCGCAACAGTAGCTTGTCCAGCTCGGAGGGCACATACAAGAGCATGGTCCCCGGTGAGATGGTCTTCGTCTACGAGAATGTCAAAGATGGAGCCCGCAGCATCCGCACATCAGAGAAGGTCACACTTATTGTGGACAACACTCGCTTCGTGGTGGACTCCTCGATTTTCACAGCACAGCCCAACACCATGCTGGGCAGGTTAGACAAGACCAATCATCTGTCAAACAGTTCTGTCTTGAAGGTGTCTaatcaccttcatgtcatttaaAACATGTGTGACCTCATTTACACCTAGTATGAAGATTAATCGTGTCTGATTTGATAAATACAAGTGGgctgcaaatcatttttttgatcTAATCACTCACAACACATTCAGAGGcagttgaaaatatttttgagcacatttgtaatgttaatgCTAATCTGCCTGGCTTGCAGATTTCCCAGAAATGTtttctgaattttttaaatgtgatctAAATGCATATAGGACATGTTACTTAgggttttaaaatcaaatttaagactttgaAAGAGTGctttttttaagacctgcacaaataaagtgaatataatttattcatgcagaACAAACCCGGAGTCTCCAAATAAATCATGTATCTAACGATTATTTTACTTGATTAAACAGTCTGGGTAACACATTCAACAGGGAAACCGCACGTTTAAATTCTTAAGAcatgttttattcaaaataaaacggTTTACATACACATATCAATACATATGAATTAGAGGTTGATCAGTATCGTATTTTGCTGATAATAATGTTTCAAGAGTTTTTACTTTGAGTTGGGCTGTATCCAATTCCTGTTTTTACATACCTAAGTTTAAAcggatagatcacccaaaaattctctcaacatcatcatcctcatgttgttccaaacccataagacatttgaaacaaattaagatatttttaaagaaacatgtttttgttcatcTATTGAAAGTCCAAGTCACCAAAACTTGGATCCAAAAAGGCTTCCACAAGTCCATATGAATCAAGTAATCCGaccagatttaatttaggcttatCTAAACAATGATTGACACACATAGCACATGACCTATGGTAAAAACTCATTCGTCTTGTGCGTCAAGCACTAGAACAATTTCTTCATAAGATTCATATGGATTTGTTTTGCAATGCCTTTTATAACCTGTTTGGATCTTTTAAGTTTTGGTTGCATGGACtttcaatggagggacagaaatctcttaggtttcattaaaaatatctagatttgtgttttgaagattatGTTTTATGGGTTTGGTGCGACATGAGTGTGAGAAATTgctataatttaaatttatagctgaactatccctttctcAATATGATACTTTTGTTGAACCATTTATTACTTTATAGTaaagttataaatatataagagagtatataatgacagaattaaccATTTAATTTATCTCAGCCTTGAAATAATCTGTAATCTGTCTATTGCTAatacatatttctgtttttttttggtagaaTGTTTGGATCTGGACGGGAACACAATTTCACCCGGCCCAATGAGAAAGGAGAATATGAGGTGGCAGAGGGCATCAGCTCCACTGTGTTTAGAGCCATTCTGGTAGGTCACTCGACATCTCACCTTAACTTTCTTACTGCACACATTAAAGCTGGTCAATGCTGCAGGCGGACAAAATACATGTGTAGAGTGattcattttatatatgatACCCGTTACTTGTCCTGCGTGGTGCTTCTTGTGCAGTATGAGACCCACTTAAGAAGCTCCAGTCTGTCACAAATCCTTAGCTTTGGTTTCAGAAAGAAAAATTTTATCCTAAGCATCTTTAACAAGGAAATCCCAAATGGACTCAAATGGATGTGTTTAGGTAGCAGGAcaaatgacaacattttatGCTTATTAATTTGGATACAGTGCACTGATAAAGTCTAATAGTTGATTTGTATGGGTAAATTAGTGTTTGAGACAGGTCTGTGGTTTAGTCACAGGCTTTCACTGTGGGCTGCTTCGGCTCTGGGAACATCTCATAATGAGCTTCCAGcaacagcttttaaataatgacGTTAAGTGCAGCATAAGCCTGTCATCAGCTTTGCTGTATATCCTGCTGTAATGATCTTTCGTTGCAGTGTCTGTTATGTGTCTCGGGACACTGTTCATTGTGCTGCTGTAGCTCAGAGTGCTGTAGACAATCGATGAAATCAGATGAATGCATTCAAACAATGACACTGACTAGTAATCCAGAGAGAGGATGTGTTGAGTGTGAGAACTTGAACAGAGGAGCATGCTATTTGCAGAACCAATTTAAATGCAATacaataatcattatttttgtggaagagGGGATCAGGAGTGGGATTTGAATCTGCATCACCTTTGTGAGCACTTTGGCTCTAACGTGTCAAGGATGTGCATATGTTTCTGATACTAAAAGTTTGTCTGATATGATAAgctgaaaattattttcatgtaatgGATGCTAACCTCATGAAACAGCTGATATTGAAGTTTTATgctttatgtaaataataataataataatgaaataattttaaatactgCAAGCAaacttaaaggtgcaataggtgattgtcttcaaaaaaaaaattattatgctggttgaaagtctcttcacatcctgatagcaatcattaagttaagtggtctaaatgtatttatatatactatggaaggcgtaggaccaagaaatgttcgtctCGTTCCGAGTATTTTGATTTGACTTTCCTTCCTGCCTGTCAACATATGTATTTGAAAACCTTcgcgcagacaggatacgtcatcaaTGCGTTCACGTACGCTAtgcagacagagcgagaatggcaggcaaacatcaacaacccgatcttccttcctggtattgtagtgcttttactaactgtactataaagttttctcaccggtgaatgacatgatgtattgtagtaatgttgACACTGGTCGTCTGGTCTGTGTGCGTTTATGCCTTCaggaggcgtggctttggacggcgatTTGCAGGGAGGGCAGGACGtccgctttcagtgctatcagactaaagttagcattttccaagatgtcctactgcacctttaagcaTACAAAAGCAATACAAAAAAATGGGCTATTTATTATGATATTTGCTAAAGATTATATTTAACTGTTATTACATTAttggtgtttttaaagattaactttaagtGAGAGATTATTGCTTGAACTGAGTGATTAAgaaaatacagtatctcacaaaagtgagtacacccctcatatttcggcaatcattttagtatatcttttcaagggacaattctatagaaatgaaacttggatatattttagagtagtcaatgcgcaacttgtatagcagtacagatgtactgtcctctgaaaataattcaacatacagccattatttccaaaagctggcaacaaaagtgagtacaccctaagtgataaCAGCTATACGTCATTTAACcgtgcaaagccacatgtcctattgaTCATGTTCGTGTTTTTGTATGCTTGACAGaactatacaaatttgtgtatcttgttttagagcagttaaaattaggtgctttgagtacaattctctcatactgaccactggatgttcaacatggcacctcatggcaaagaactctctaaggatttgagaattagaattgttgctctccacaaagatggccgaggctataagaTCAGTAACAACctaaaactgagttacagtacagtggccagtgtcatacagaggttttccaagtcgtgtttcactcggaacaggcctcgTAAGGGTCGATCAGAGAAGTTGAGTCCTTGTGCTGTgcttcaggtgcagaagctggcttcaaaaaaacagatgcatgagtgctgccagcattgctttagaggttgcagaagtggaaggtcagcttgtcagtgctcagaccatacgccacacactgcaacaagtcggcTTGCATGGCCGtaatcccagaaggaagcctcttctgaagctggctcacaaaaaagcctgcaaacagtttgctgaagacaacctgtccaagagcatgaattactggaaacatgtcctgtggtctgatgagtctaaggtaaacttgtttggctcagatggtgtccagcatgtgtggtgacgccatcttgcctacagtcaagcatggtggtggtagcataATGGtatggggctgcatgagtgctgctggtactggggagctgcggttcattgagggaaacatggattccaacatgtgctgtgacattctgaagcagaagatgatgccctcccttcagaaactgggccgaactgcagttttccaacatgataacgaccccaaacacaccaccaagatgacaactgccttgctgatgaagctgaaggtgaaggtgatggagtggccaagtatgtcttaacaatggtgcccctacaaaatattgacactttggacacagttttgacatgttcacttagggtgtactcatttttgttgccagttatttgtaCAATAATGGCTACAtcttgagttatatttagaggacagtaaatttgtacttctatacaagctgcacattgacttctctaaaatatatccaagtttcatttgtgtagtattgtcccttgagaagatatactaaaatgtttgctgaaatgtgagtggtgtactcacttttgtgagatactgtatttacaatattacaatacattttgtaatattttgtgacCTTTTGTGTTAggttaaaggtcccatggcatgaaaatttcactttatgaggttttttaacattaatatgagttcccccagcctgcctatggtcccccagtggctagaaatggcgataggtgtaaacctagccctgggtatcctgcttcgcctttgagaaaatgaaagctcagatggcccaatctggaatcttccctttatgttgtcatacggggaaaggttacctcccctttctctgctttgccagcccatgagaaaatgagctacgaCCGTGCGAGgtgagcgcaatatttttttttcctcgagagacatcatggcttgcaaacgagcgaagcatggcaaATCAGAGCAACATGAGAAGCCAACAACGtaggctagcattagctacataataataactgtaacagcatacataaacaaaccaactaaagtaccgtatccagacacaatattttaaactaaccattcgaaGACATCCTGCTgcagccgctgagttgcaacttcttcatcctgtgcttctccatccggatcagattctgggtcaaacgaCTGcatgtctacgagccattgcgatacatccactgtcaacattagcgcatggtaccGTGgccgcaagctggttaaggccacacacccaccctccaccttgccccgcctctctcctcctcattagcatttaaagctacagacacagaaatggcatgtctaaggaaagctcattgtgggactggctcgtagtgactgaaattctgcaccaaggctgaatttcgggaaagagacttcagatgcAGTACTatggaccacttaggcctatataaaagcatccaaaaagcagcatgtcatgggacctttaaaaaTTATTACCACTTCTCCAGTTAGCTGACAGTGAGCAGCAGTTCACGACTGCACGTGAATCTGCCTTACATCCATGTTTATATTTAAGCAATGCAGCTTCTGTAATGGCTTCTTTTGTGTTGTCTGTTCTTTTTGTAACTGGCAGGATTACTATAAATCTGGGATAATCCGTTGTCCTGATGGAATCTCCATTCCAGAGCTGAGGGAAGCGTGCGACTATCTGTGCATCTCTTTTGACTATAGTACTATCAAGTGCCGAGACCTGAGTGAGTAATTCCTGAAATGCTCTTCCTGATATGCGAGACTCACATTaagggaatagttcacccaaaaataaaaatttgttgaaagtttacacaccctcaggccatccaagatgtagcgTTTggttcttcatcggaacagatttggagaaatgtagcattacatcacttgctcacaaatgtaaaatgtatcctctgcagtgaatgggtgccgtcagaataagagtccaaacagctgataaaaacattgcagtaattcacaagtaatccacgtgactccagtctatcaattaatgtcttgtgcgaagctttgtgtttgtaagaaacaaatccatc
The sequence above is a segment of the Onychostoma macrolepis isolate SWU-2019 chromosome 07, ASM1243209v1, whole genome shotgun sequence genome. Coding sequences within it:
- the btbd10b gene encoding BTB/POZ domain-containing protein 10 isoform X1; protein product: MNMHGASGGCDRSRDRRRSSDRSRDSSHERGEGQLTPCIRNVTSPTRQHNSDREGGSSRPSSPRPQRISPSSSSSGVASSRNSSLSSSEGTYKSMVPGEMVFVYENVKDGARSIRTSEKVTLIVDNTRFVVDSSIFTAQPNTMLGRMFGSGREHNFTRPNEKGEYEVAEGISSTVFRAILTGYVINAFTYAMQTEREWQANINNPIFLPGGVALDGDLQGGQDVRFQCYQTKDYYKSGIIRCPDGISIPELREACDYLCISFDYSTIKCRDLSALMHELSNDGARRQFEFYLEEMVLPLMVASAQSGERECHIVVLTDDDVVDWDEEYPPQMGEEYSQIIYSTKLYRFFKYIENRDVAKSVLKERGLKKIRLGIEGYPTYKEKVKKRPGGRPEVIYNYVQRPFIRMSWEKEEGKSRHVDFQCVKSKSITNLAAAAADIPQDQLVVMNPGPQVDELDILPNQPPPGHHYSNNFNNEPDPDAPSPAV
- the btbd10b gene encoding BTB/POZ domain-containing protein 10 isoform X2 translates to MNMHGASGGCDRSRDRRRSSDRSRDSSHERGEGQLTPCIRNVTSPTRQHNSDREGGSSRPSSPRPQRISPSSSSSGVASSRNSSLSSSEGTYKSMVPGEMVFVYENVKDGARSIRTSEKVTLIVDNTRFVVDSSIFTAQPNTMLGRMFGSGREHNFTRPNEKGEYEVAEGISSTVFRAILDYYKSGIIRCPDGISIPELREACDYLCISFDYSTIKCRDLSALMHELSNDGARRQFEFYLEEMVLPLMVASAQSGERECHIVVLTDDDVVDWDEEYPPQMGEEYSQIIYSTKLYRFFKYIENRDVAKSVLKERGLKKIRLGIEGYPTYKEKVKKRPGGRPEVIYNYVQRPFIRMSWEKEEGKSRHVDFQCVKSKSITNLAAAAADIPQDQLVVMNPGPQVDELDILPNQPPPGHHYSNNFNNEPDPDAPSPAV